TGCGTTTTTGGGGACCGCGTTATTGTCCATTATATCGGCATCAATACCCCTGAGACCAAGCATCGCACCAAAGGGGTTGAATACTACGGCAAGCAGGCGTCTGACGCCAACCGCAGGCTGGTAGATATAAAGACTGTCCGGTTGGAGTTCGACGTGGAGCAACGGGACCGCCACGGACGTCTGTTATCCTATGTGTACCTGGAGGACGGCACTTTCGTGAACGCTTGGTTGGTGAAGTGGGGGTACGCCCAAGTGATGACCGTGCCACCGAACGTGAAGCACCAAGACCTGTTCCTCAAGCTCCAGCGGGAGGCGAGGGAAGCTGGAAGGGGGCTGTGGGGGAGATAGACATGGCCGAGAAACTTGATCCGCGCCAAATAGTAACCTTCGAGGACGTGATCCGGGCTATGATGATGTATGAGGCGAAGACCGGCGGCTCACGGGCACAATTACGGGCACAATCAGGCTAGAGAAGCGAAATGAGAGAGGTAGGGAAGTGTGCGGAATTGTCATGAAAAGGCTGGTGGCGGTGGGAGGACTTGAACCTCCGACAAAGGGCTTATGAGACCCCTGCTCTGCCCCTGAGCTACACCGCCAAGTCGTTGACTTTCCTGATGAAGGTCGAGGTCATTTTACGGTCATTGACAGATTTGGTCAAGACAGGGGTCCTTTAGCTGCCTGCCGGCTTGCGAACATCGCGCGGTTAGCTCTTAGGTGGGATAAAGCAAACGCCCTCTCGGGGCCGTGCTGCACTCGAGAGGGCGTCTCTTTTGCTGATGTGTCAATAACTAGAGGTCCCGTCCATCCCTCTGTTGAACCAGCCGGGCGATTTCGGCGAACTCCGCGGCTGGACTCAGTGGAGTTTCTGCTTTGAGCTTTCCTTTCACCACCGCCCCCTCCCGTACGATCAGCACCTTGCTCTGGACGGACCCCACGAGCTGGCATGTCGGTGACAGTTCCACCCTGCCCGAGGCCATAAGATCTCCCCGAACCAGTCCGGCCACAGTAATGTGAGTGGCGGAGATGTCCCCGTGGACCTTCCCCCCTTCGCGAATGACGACGGTCCCGGCGAGGTTGATCTTTCCCTCGAACTCGCCTTCCACCTGGACGTCCCCCTCACCGGAAATCTCGCCCCGGAGGACCAAACTCTTCCCGATGAAGTATTTTTCCCTTTCCTTATTCACCCTGTTCCGCATCTGCCGTGCCATAACCGGAAAGACGTCTGTTCTGCTGTTCCGTCATCGCTGATACCGGAGGTGTCGTATGGCGTGTTCCATCACTCCAAGTCTTGGAAACGATTTAAGTATCCATTACCCGTGAAGGGGTGTCAAGCACCTGGTCCCGTTCCTTCCAAATGCGTGGCACACACAAGCGCCCGCAAGCTGGGATGGTGATACAGGGAAGCTACGGGTTTGACTCTGCGCGTGGTCT
This portion of the Candidatus Methylomirabilota bacterium genome encodes:
- a CDS encoding thermonuclease family protein; protein product: MKDYGIAIGRVLLLATLLALLPTISALAHRSECHLWHSCPSDQGTYVCGDLGHCSWCPDNTYCLNRKPRPRQEGQAPHELPRRELQKSGLSVQVIRVIDGDTIEACCVFGDRVIVHYIGINTPETKHRTKGVEYYGKQASDANRRLVDIKTVRLEFDVEQRDRHGRLLSYVYLEDGTFVNAWLVKWGYAQVMTVPPNVKHQDLFLKLQREAREAGRGLWGR
- a CDS encoding polymer-forming cytoskeletal protein: MARQMRNRVNKEREKYFIGKSLVLRGEISGEGDVQVEGEFEGKINLAGTVVIREGGKVHGDISATHITVAGLVRGDLMASGRVELSPTCQLVGSVQSKVLIVREGAVVKGKLKAETPLSPAAEFAEIARLVQQRDGRDL